A genomic window from Labrus bergylta chromosome 7, fLabBer1.1, whole genome shotgun sequence includes:
- the tspan18b gene encoding tetraspanin-18B, translating to MGQGEASARGTTMEGDCLSCIKYLMFVFNFLIFLGGSFLLGVGVWVLVDPTGFREIVAANPLLFTGVYIILGMGGMLFLLGFLGCCGAIRENKCLLLFFFMLILLIFLAELAAAILAFIFREHLTREYFTKELKRHYQGYNNTDVFTSTWNAIMSTFDCCGVNSPEDFKDSLFRLINQNHMVPEACCQHASQTGEVAYISREQCLSGNMMFRHNKGCYTAVVDYFELYIYVAGALAIVVLTIELFAMVFAMCLFRGIQ from the exons ATG gggCAGGGAGAGGCTTCAGCGCGGGGGACGACCATGGAGGGGGACTGTCTCAGCTGCATCAAGTACCTCATGTTTGTCTTCAATTTCCTCATCTTT CTGGGGGGCTCTTTCCTCCTGGGAGTGGGAGTGTGGGTCCTGGTGGACCCCACAGGCTTCAGGGAAATAGTAGCAGCGAACCCCCTGCTGTTCACCGGGGTCTACATCATCCTGGGCATGGGAGGCATGCTTTTCCTTCTCGGCTTCCTGGGCTGCTGCGGAGCCATCCGTGAAAACAAGTGTCTGCTCCTCTTT TTCTTCATGCTCATCCTGCTCATCTTCTTAGCAGAGCTGGCTGCTGCCATCCTGGCCTTCATATTCCGGGAACAT ctgaCCAGAGAGTACTTCACCAAGGAGCTGAAGAGACATTATCAGGgctacaacaacactgatgtttTCACCTCCACATGGAACGCCATCATGTCCACA TTTGACTGCTGTGGGGTGAACAGCCCAGAGGATTTTAAGGACAGTCTGTTCAGGCTGATCAACCAGAATCACATGGTGCCAGAAGCCTGCTGCCAGCATGCCAGTCAGACCGGGGAGGTGGCCTATATCAGCCGGGAGCAGTGCCTATCAGGAAATATGATGTTCCGCCATAACAAG GGCTGTTACACCGCAGTTGTTGACTACTTTGAATTGTACATCTATGTGGCTGGAGCGCTGGCCATCGTGGTGCTGACCATTGAG ctctttgcCATGGTCTTTGCAATGTGTCTCTTCAGGGGAATCCAGTAG